The genomic interval GTGTGTGTGTGTGCCTTTGGAAAGTGGCCTTTTATTTATGGGGATGGCTTTGCATGTGACTTTGAGTTAAAGGGTCCCTACATCACAATATACTCTTACTTCTCATCATCAAttcatcttattttattttattttaattcatacATATTTCcactaaaatattaaataaataattaaaaaataccctttaaatttaattcaacttATTATCCTACATTCTAATACATTcaacttatatatattataaatttatcttatttttaattaaaatgtaattcttaaataaatgttttattataatatttgaatGGCAAAGAGGTAATTTGGGTAGAATGTGATCTGTGGGGGAGATTTGTTTTGGGATAAAAAAATGGTAGTGGAGGTATCTGGAAGATTGGGCATCCGATCACATGCATTGAGAATGAGAGGAAATTGAGTGTTTGAGAATTGATATGAAGTTGCTGGTTTGTCTAGTTGTGAAATGAAGATGAGTATGAAGTGAAGAGACAAAAACCCTACTTAACTAACTAtgcatttaataatatattaccATCAAGGACAACAAGAGCTGCCATGACAGGGATCAAGAATATGcatttttatactttttctttctatgcatataaatgttttttttataacattccACAAACATTTGCAGTGCAAcctacaaaaatacaaaaataaaatcgtAAGGGGACACAATGTAACCAtttagagaaaataattgtatttagagataattaaaaaatataatttgtttggAGAACTCTTTCAATCAATTTAAATCGatgtaatttttataatttaatctaCAAGTGATcaattaataaaacaattatagTAAAAATGCCATATATTCTTGAATAGTGAATTTGAACATGTTTGTTGAattattacaaataaagaatatattttaCTTTAGAAAAATTGAGAAATAATTTGAACACTTATTAGAACATTGCTTGGGTACCAAACTTTAGTTCACATGGATTTCCAATAATGAGTAAggttaaaatagaaaaaaaaggtaaaaaaaaaagcaagttATAACATAGTATATGCCTTTGATGAGAAGTATTCAGGTTGGAATCTGACATATTTAATTTGGTCTTAAATTGacctaaaaatttaaaaagattaTTTCTTTGGACAATACACAAGAAAAGACAGGTCAATCTAATTCattgaaatattatataaatatcaatattgtgtataatgaaataataaaactaCTACTTGTAGAGgtattattgttaattaatgcataattactaaaataaagttaaattattttttttcagaaatGAGACTTTGAGCTGAGATAACTTCATGTAAAACTTACCTAAAGTTCTCTAAAACCTAAACTTGTTACAATTAATTTGGCTCAAACGGAGTCAGTGAAATACTACAAGTTTTGAATACCATTGCCTTCCACTATTTTTTGTTTCGTCTAAGTACATTATCTCTTTTAAGTCAATTTTGACACTGTCCTTTTACagttcattttttcttttttgtgtgaTTTAGAATTTTCAAGACGTAGTTGAATTATTAACATGCATTAGTCAAATGAACGAAATCCAGATTTCTTAAGCATTTGGTCTTGAATTTGAACTCAAAATCCATTTTAGCGTGTGAACATATtctgagaaagaagaaaaagaagtgtAATATTATCGTGAAATGCTTGAATCTAGGTTAACTCGCAGAATCATATCTATCACTTTTCatttataaaaagtaattaaaaaggCTTGTAATGAATCACTGGATTAATATTATCACTTATTAGgaaataaatattatgaatgAAATTAATACTATTACCCTCATCAATCATACCTTTCTAAAGCATCTCTAGTGCTCTTGATACAAGCAACTtgattaatttttcatttcaagtctattaacaagttgtttaaattacaaatatttgttttttctttaatatttatattctcTCTTACAGTAAATACAAATGTGATgagaaaaaaatagtattttgttGTTATGAGAGAGCAGTTGATTGTTTTGTTGTTGTGATGACGTTGATGTTGTTTGATTGGAAGTAACTAAGAAGCATGTTCGAATAAAAATGTTGGAGTTTGCAGCCATGTGTTGTTGTAGCAAAAGTGGAAACAAAAGGCAATGGTGTATGAAACCAACCCAACCCAACGTGGTGCGATGGAATGCATGTTTCAAACCGCAGAAACTGGGAAGTGGAAAGCACCTACCATTTCTCTTTCTCAAAGGTTTAAGGTTTCGGAATTTTATTGATGAATTAACGAAGGTAACTTAAACTACACTTGTCGTAAACAAGTGACAACCAATTAAATACAAGTTTCTTGTGAATCTAAACTCGATTTCGCCCTTTAAAATACATTGTCACACAACAATTGTGAATAGTATTCAGAAAATTCTTAAAAGCCACCACGGTATTCACGGGGGGCAGTTACAAGCTTATTTGGACTAACGTTTCTGATACACACTCGTGATTTTGGTTATCCTTTTCACCCATTTTTTACCTTTGTCATTCTCCACATTTTCTTCGTcgttattataatatataataataataataattcatacTTTTATGAGATTGGTTTCTAGGtgccaaaaaaaatattgattgtaATTGAACGGCTCcgatatatttaaaataatcgTGTATTAATGCTGattatttgtatataaattataGGCAATGTTTTATTATATAGTAGTTTgggaaatatttattatatatataatataaaatgattGATTTAATAcactttcattttaaatttaatatattagaaGTATGCAAGCACAAGAAAGGTTAGATCCTTAAATCTTAAAATACTTGTACCACCAATTCAACAACCGGTTCCCAGACCTATTTGATATGCAATTCCTCTCTTCATAATAGGAATTAAGTACATATTGAGTCTAAATTCATTAATTGTCACATTCAACTCTCCTTTTCCTTGGTTGCATCATTGTTGATTAGCCAAAATGTACCATTTTCTTGAGCTATTATGTTCTCTTTTCTATTTAAAACgtctcaaatattttaaaaatatatattatgataagACGCATTCCATCACATCTATCGAACAGcagaagagaaaaagagaaaaatggaCGGGCCAACAACCTGTTATCCTTTGTCCATATTTAAGTATAGGTTGTTTCTTTTTGTATCCTTACATTTTTCTTTATGCACCCCtatacttttttaaatataaaaaatagtcttattatttttatttgaaaaggcACTATTATAGAATTTATAGAATGTGGGTTTCGTGACATCTATGGATTGATGGATCCGGGAATCTATAAACTtcataacaaataaaaataacaagatTAGTTTTGGTACTTTCAATTCAAAAATGTAGGAGTacaggaaaaaaaaatgtaggaatgcaggaagaaacaccttAAATTTATTTGTCTTGCTGACCCATAGGGTCATATTATTTGTCAGAGAAGCCCAAACCAACAAAGAGTGGAAGACTGGATGTGGCTGTTGAATTTTGCACCCTCAAGCTTTAAAACTACACCCCTATGTGGTGATGAAATGCTAAAAATGGCCTCCTTTCAAATTTATAAACCAACCTTACTAAGGCAAtagcttcctgcaccatatcactgcacccaaTTACAGGAAAAAAAAGACGAAAATACCCTTTAAAAAATGgggtacatataaaattacattcccCTTTTCTGGAACACAATAATGTTTTTTGGATAAATTTTTctagaatgtattattttaaattcttgatttttttttatctggaatgggattttaattttttttccggATTTTTATATCTGGAACATAATAATTTCTTCCGAATCTACTTTTCTGAAatgcattatttttaattttggatttttatttccgaaatAAAAGGTATTTTcggaattttttaatttatgttggATTCAGGTTCAAAGatgttgggtgcaggaagcaattgccccTTACTAAAGTGCTATCGGAACAACAGTCTCTTAAGAACAGCCTCCAACTTGTCCAACCATATCGCTTGAAGAAGTTCATTTTCGTGTTTTACTTCATTATCGCTACTGCTCATTTATTTTGGAAGAATTGTTCCAAGACGTTTTAAGATTATACAATCCAAAACATATTTTAAGCTTTTTGTACATTCTAAATTATGTATCCtgatttacatttttaaattcaaaaatacattatgaaatacacattccaaaatatattaatacaaaaTTGTGAATTTCAAAATCTATTAATACATTCTAGATTGTGATATTTGATAAAGATATGATTAAGACTAAAATGAATCATTTCAAGTCAAAGCTAGATAGAAACCAACCGTGTCGATTCATAAACAAATATTAGAAATAAGTTATAACTGAAATTGATACATATTTGTTGCCAGCAGCATGAGGACATGAGCAACAAGGATTTAAGTATTTAAGTCATTATTAAAGTGAGacaaatagttaaaaatatttttattgattccATTTTACTCTTAAAAGTGTTTTAATACATTTAATAAACTGAatgctaaaaaaataattttaaagcaCTAGAATActaaaaaacaatatttcaatataataataaaaaattatatcagaCATACTTGTATAAATcgatatttttattcaaatcagAAGTGATTAATATTAGCAGGCAAGCGCGGTAGAAAAACGTTAATGTTCGACGATATTGTGGAGAAATGACAAAAAAGGTTCAACTACCTTCATCAACATATCCAATGGAGAAGCTTCAACGTTAATTACCCCATACAGTGTTAGTTTGGCCATGAGCTTTAGATAGTTATGAAAGTTGATGCTAGACACCAGTTTGATAAACGATAGAAACTAAGCTTTTTGAGAAACGTGTACTGAATTTCTTGAAAAATGGTGTAGAGGGTTCAAAATGCAGTTGGCGATTGTTCATACTTTTTATAACTGGGAGATGAGTGGTACAACGTCATAGGATGCAGTTGGCGATAGTTTACTTTGTACAACTAGAGGACGGTGGTACTAAGTCATAAAATACAGTTGGCGATGTTAAAACTGTTAAATGCATTATAAGTATTGAtgaataaaagaaactacactTTTTTTTCGAATGCACTATAAGCATTGTTTcaaatttatttgttgtttcaGTCATCTCTGAGAGTAACATAGAAAACGCACATAACACAAGCGAATAGCAAAAGAGTCAGACCTCACTGGTTTGTACAAGCTGTCTGCTTCTTGATACAGTTTGCCACATGCTGAGCAACCCATAATGAGCCGGCCTCAGTGCAACAGAAACTATGGGTGTGGTTTTCTCGTTCAATAGATACGGTAATACCGGGAACCTGCTTTGACATCTGTAACCAGAAGAAACCATAAAGCCAGAATAATCATTCAATATTCCACAGATGAGGAAGAAAAGAACAAAGAAAAATTAGTTGGGCTGGGAAacttagaaaagaaaaagaaactccTTGATCATGACAAACTATTATTTCAATGAATGTGTTGAGTTATACAAATATTCACCCCGCTATTCTCCCGTAATTAGTGTTAAAGAATCGGTGGTATTCTAAGTCCGTTTAGGATAGCACACACACATAAGCTGCGTGCTAAAATCAGTATTTGGAATTTAACACCACAAAAATTACTTGATAGCATCACCAACAATAATATCTATTAATCTATCTTCCCATGTGTATAAAACCTTCTCATTGGATGCCCAGTTCACTCCTAGAACATGAAAGTTGAAATAAAGTAAACTGGAAGAACCCCTGTTAGCCAAATCAATCCACTTTCTATGAGTAGCTGGCTGTTGGATGTTAGTTTCTTTCAGCAGTCCGTCGTTTTTAAGCTGCAGATAGTCCATTTCTTTGTAATgtaaaagagaaagagagaaaaacagtGTGCTTCAGTTCATTGAGAGCCAAGTTATTGAAAGGTTATACCATAATCTAATTTATTTTGCTCTCAGTTTATCACAATACCTGTAGTCTAAAACATAAATCAAGAAAATGAAGTAAATTTAATATCAGAGAGAAATAAAGGACCAATGAAGGTTAAATTAGgtatcatatttttataatcaatatATTGCAATGTTTCACATCACAGTTTGATAGACTTTTGCTTTCTTTTTATTAAACTAAAACGAGCAAATTTAATGAACATATTTTGCTGTATTTAGAGAAAGAGGAAGGAGGTAATCACATCTTTTAGTTCTTGTTGAGATTCAAACACAAATCCAAACCTTCAGCTTAATGGCTAGGCAAACTTAAAAAGTTATTTGATTTCTCTGAAAAAAATCAGcaatgaaaattataaaaataaaacaaagataATATTCTAGCTTgatttatctttaaattaaatCTGCTGTAAATTTTGATACATGATCTTTCATTAAGATAAAAGAAGGGAAATAAACTTGTTAGTACAATTTGGACATCTATTAAATCATTAAATTGACCATTTTGGTACCATGAATGATCATGTAGATTAGGATAAAATCACAAGCATATAATCATCCTAAACATGCTCTCCCTTGGAGGCACCCCCAGACTAAATCTCTTTAAGATGCTTGAGGTACAAATCTTTGTCTCATACCTTCAGATGATGCAAAGTCTTTCCAGATAACAACAACagtgattaaaataaataaaagcaaaCCTCTTCAAGCAAACTAAGTGGGCCCCAGTGATCGTCAACACCAAATAAAAATGTCAATTGAGCCTTCCTTTCTCTCATAAATGTCCAATCTGGTGCCTCTGAAAGCTAGCAGGTTAAGCACATGATTATCAATGCAGTTTTGGATATTTTGCCTTTTGATGCCCAGATGAAAACTGTCCTCTATCCCATTTTTAAATTCTCAATTTCAACTTATTTTATCATTAGATGCTGTATCCTTGTGCAATTTTCCGTGACATGTCATCTTCCACATGAATGCAACAAGTTCCGGTGCCATATGTAAATGAAAAAATTCCTTTAGAGTGAAATAAAGTGAAACGGCTTTACTATAATTTATAAAACTTGAAAGGTATATTTTGTAGAGAGGAAGCATTGTTACCTTTCTGAATTCTGTCATGGCCAAATACAGGACATTCCGCATGGTATGGTACTGTGAATTATTAAGGTTggaattaatacaaaaaaaaggTACAGACCAATTCCACAATAAAAAGCTGCAAGTCAGTGTCAATTAAATGTAGAATATTTTGCGTTACCATTATATAAAGGGGTCAATAAGAAGAATGGCCAAAACAAAATGAACTAAATTACAAGTTTAACGTGACTTATCATTGAAGACTTCTTTGAACAGTAAAGCTAACCTGTGACAAGTGAGAGCATGCAGCCTCAACCGCATTGACTGACCATGACTTCCCAAGGGATTTTCTGACCATAAACCTTAAAGCCTGGACAGGTAGCAAGCCTAATGATGCTATCAGGTAACTAAGAGCAGCAGCTAGAACTTGGGATCTGAAACCCCATTGAACATCATTTAGTCATTTCACATAAACTAGTCTAacattttcaaaagaaaataagtaGTAGCAAACTTTTCATGCTTAATATTTAGCAATAATAAATAGATAATTACCACTATTTAATTTATCTGAAGTTTAGGTTCAgatcaaattattaaaattgtttttatgcATAAATTGAATGTCATGAGGTATGAAATAGAGTGGACTGCATCAAAATTTGTGATATCTAAGCTCATAATGTCACTAAAAGTTCATGTCATCTCTTACAAAGTAGGTAATGTCAAGGTGTTTTGCCTTGGGGAAGGTGGTTTGAGTTGAGACTTACTTTGCAATTTTTCCAATAAATAACTGATTTGTTGATTGCAGGTTTAACGTCAAAAATGGATAAAGTCCAATGCAATATTTCACCTACAGAACCCAGGAGAAAATGCAAGTAGATAATTTACGAAGATCAGAAGTGAAGGGCAAACGGCATGATGGGATGAATTAAATATGCATCGTTCCTATCACCTTCTCCGGAGACTTTTTGAAAATTTCAATAGACATGTATGAACCAATAGAGTGCCCAACCTGGAgagaaaattctaaattagctACCCAATTTTCATTTCAGAATGAAATTAAACTTGTCTATATGTTTTGAAAACACAGATAACAATCACTTACAAATTACTTTAGCTAAGAACTAAACTCAAAGTGGTTCTTTTAAGGTCTTCCAAAATTGTTCCATTTTAGTGGATAAAAAGGATGTTTGGTGTTGCATCCAACAAGTTTTGAACTCGATATCTCTAGTGGCATCCTTTATGTCAAGGAAAGGGAGGGAGACTGATTAAAATCACATATCACAACAAGAAATATATTATGATATGGCACTATTAATTAGACTATAATATCATGGATATCTTTTTTTAACAGCAATATAAGAAATTATTTCTCCATGCACATCAAAAACTCCACAAACCTTTTTCTCTACTTTAAGCTGCACATTAACTGTCACTCCTTAATAGGAGAAAAGATTTGCATTTTGTATTATCACATGACTACCATTTTTCATATAAAGAATTTTTTGTCACTAGGCAGCATTTCGGTGTCTTCGCACCTACAACTCTTTAAATCAACATGACTTGGAAAATAATAATGGACATGGGATATAGAAGAACCCACCAGTAATATAGGAATCTCAATATTTTGCAATTCCTCTCTGATGAAGTCAATCTACAAACACAAGGAAAGTGAAGACTTTGACTACTATCACTAATTAACACGGTCAAAGTAAAATTATCTAAATCAAGAATGATGAATGTCAATCATAAAAGCATGGAATATTATTTGGGGGGGACACGGAGGGAGGAATGCATGTGGCTTAAATATGACATTCTCAATACAAAAGCCTGCACGTGACATAGTAGAAACAATTCCACACGATGACAATTACTCTTTCTTTACAACAGTTGTCCACAGTACAATCTGAAATGAAAGTTTAAATACTCAATTCTACCACAGTTTTCATACCATTCAACAGTACATTAGATAAATCTATAACGTTTCACAGAATTTCTAAAAACGAATGAAGGACTTCAAAGTTGCTCTGATTCACTAATTTACTCCATTTTTTGTAGGGGGAATCAAAGGGTCAAGGCAGGGGAGGACTTCCCGCTGTACAGCACACCAAGTATAACCAATTTACAAATCAACATTGAAATAAACCATTGATCAGTTTCTCTAACCAAAAACAGCCAATGATTGTTAAGATCAAAACAGTAAGCCTTATATTACCTTGTGATCAATTTGTTCTTGTAAAGAAAACATGCGTCCATGTTCCGAGTCCTGGAAACGAAACTCTGTGTAAGAGACGTTCTAATTCCACGCAAGCAAATCAATCGAAACAAAATATATGAACCTTTCTTGAGTGAGAAACATGGCCGATAGCTGCTAATTCACAGAGAAACATGACTAGTGAGCCTAATGGTCACCAAATATCCATATACTAAGTAGCAAGAAAGAAAGAGCTCCCATTACTTTACTTACCAGTCACAGAAGCAGTTCCCTCCAGCAGCTCATATAGAAATTCCACAAAGTCTTTGTAGAATAAAACAACACCTGCAACAATCAAAAACACCAAAAGCCTCAAACAACTAAACAATCATAACATGGAAACAGAAGGACGCAAGCACACAATCGAGGCCACACCTGGGTTTCCAGGAACAAGCAGAACATGCAGTTTAGGAACCTCAGCCCGAATCTCCAATACTTCAGAAACGTAACTAGACAAAAAAGGACATGTTAATCatggaataaataaataaacgaAATCGTCGACAAATTCAAGGTTCGAGATTACAATACATACCCTGACACATTGCATAATCGAAAATTAGCACGCCTTATAGGTTTGGAAAGCAAATTATTGTTCACAGTCATGCTGTAATTAACCACACACTTGGCGCAAAACCTTGTCCTGTAAGACACAATATTACGAATGAATTGGttgtaaaaaatgtattaattaatttaggGAATTGTAATAGCCGAAAACTTATTGAGGAAAAATCAGGATAAAATGGTAAATGAAGTTTGCATATGTTATCCAAATGAAAATGTAACAGAAATGCACATCTGAGGGACAAAACTTGCGAGGTTGATGCAGTGCCAAATTTGAATATGCACAGAGAAGTGTAGAGAGAATAAATGAAAACATGCACCGCTATTGAAAAGCAAGGAGAAAGGGGTAATggaagaaggaagagaaggTACCTGGTGGAAGCGAGAGGAGGCAACAGCACAGAGTGAGCCAAAGATCGGAAAGTCCAACCAGCGAGGCAAGGAAGCATTTGATTTTAGTGCCTTACTTTTACAACACAGAGTTGACAAATggggttttttttatatatatattagtcttttttttctctttgtaaAAATTTTGAATACAAAtagtgaaaaataatataaacaaatgCAGAAAATCTGGCAAAATTATAATAGAATACATGTTAAACATTTAGTAGAAATTAAGAacgataatataattttttttattatatatatagtaataACATTATTACAACAATATaccatattatttttatcagcGAATCAACTTTAActcataatatattattagtaagttatgttaaatattattattttgaggtcattattattaatataatgaaatatattatattattcaactaaaaaaataactaatcgATAATGTTTGAAATAATacaacaaaattgaaaaatcatTAATACTAATAAAAGAAGAAGctaataaatataagaaaagcATAAAATGTTCAATctgaaggaaaaagaaagaaaaaaaaatgtaatccAAAAAAATTCGAACCAGATTGAGCTAATTATCACTCTTTGACATTAATCGGGTGAAGAAGACTCTTTAAGTAACTTTCTCTGCAaacatttttaaagataaaaaattaaaatgaacttgtaaataaattaaaaggagtttaaaaaaatattcaagagaatttttattaattaattagtacATATActgattttaattaataaaaaaattcaattttttcttcttaaaaaaGTTGTTGTAAAAGTTGTCTGAGAATATTTTCagcaaaataattaattgttagtATTTCGTGTAAGCTTTGCATTGGGGAAACACAAGGATCCAGTGAAATGGATGAGTGCAATCCGAAggaatatcaatttataaacttttaCGTTATCCATTCTATTTTATCACTTTCCTCactcataatttattatttgcaagctttctgcagataattttaaataatactttCTTTTAAAGTAATTACCCAGATGTAGCAGTGGTGATATGTTTACCCAGATTGAGCTCTTCATTGTATACTGTTAGAATTCAATTTCTAGGGAGTGAAATTGTCACCGTCGTTTTAGTGATTTCGGTCGCCAAAACTCCACTAGATTCGGTTTGAGGGAACTGAATCTGTTCACAAGgatctcaatttttttattttttttagagaagaggggagaaaaaaataaaattgattttagggaaaacataaattgaaataataattaattaacaaaTATGGAGAATAAATTCTAATTGGTTTGAGAGagggaagaaaataaaaataaaaatatttaaggaTGAAGAAAATTTGGTTTTGTAATATTATTTGGAATAAATTTGTGATTATTAgttttgttaaaaattaaaaataataatagaaaaattaattttaattttggaaaataaatattattaattaatatagtgatttataaatataaatattattatcgGTGCtgtcaaaaattaaaaataaaatttaattcatttattaatttttgttattatgtttATAATGATAACTAATTCTTTTGaatgttgaaaaaaaattgaaagaatgtTTTTAAGATTTTCAATAATAGATTGGAAAGGTAATtacatttgaattttttttctaaaaatttttCGCATGTTACCAcgcaaaaaaaatattattaaataattgatagttaaaacattgataactaattaaatactaatttaaaaattatttaataataataaaaaataatttaaaaactaaattttttaatttataaaataatctctaatttagtcacaaactaatattttttctctctagaattagtttattttatagttttttcgTATGGAATATGTTAAATAACGATATTTTGATCTTTTAATTTGTACTTCAACTTGGTTTTGAATTGGTTATAAATTTGTGAAACTTTAATATAATTTCACAGTATTATTTGAGTGCAAATTTTATCTAGGTAAAATGTGAGATTCTGCTATGTTGTAAGTTGAGTAAAATAGTATGATGAAAAATGAAGTAGGAAAGTTTGTAACTTTGTCcaattttaagtttttctttttattttgctcAAATTTGCATAATTTATTCtacaaattgaaaatatttttgattaATGAATTTCTACCAAAGagaaaattgtgaaattttatttaaatattttagctcaacaaattttttttctaattgattaaatttttaaagattttcatttgttataatgaaaaataaataaaatgagattAATGTTTTGTAAAAGGTAATTACCTATTAATTTAGCCTAACTTTTATATAATGTAACTATTGAATCACATACATGTATTGTCGAGTATTCGAATATTGAAATTTATCTGACATCTCAACAAATCACACAAAGAGTTTTGTTAACAACATAGAAGATTTGACAACATCATTAACAAGTACTTCGTACAAAACATCCACAAatcatgattaaaaaataattggacTCCATTAGATCCAaattaatcatttttataatcaaAATCCGA from Phaseolus vulgaris cultivar G19833 chromosome 1, P. vulgaris v2.0, whole genome shotgun sequence carries:
- the LOC137814617 gene encoding uncharacterized protein isoform X2, which translates into the protein MLPCLAGWTFRSLAHSVLLPPLASTRTRFCAKCVVNYSMTVNNNLLSKPIRRANFRLCNVSGYVSEVLEIRAEVPKLHVLLVPGNPGVVLFYKDFVEFLYELLEGTASVTAIGHVSHSRKDSEHGRMFSLQEQIDHKIDFIREELQNIEIPILLVGHSIGSYMSIEIFKKSPEKVKYCIGLYPFLTLNLQSTNQLFIGKIAKSQVLAAALSYLIASLGLLPVQALRFMVRKSLGKSWSVNAVEAACSHLSQYHTMRNVLYLAMTEFRKLSEAPDWTFMRERKAQLTFLFGVDDHWGPLSLLEEMSKQVPGITVSIERENHTHSFCCTEAGSLWVAQHVANCIKKQTACTNQ
- the LOC137814617 gene encoding uncharacterized protein isoform X3, which translates into the protein MLPCLAGWTFRSLAHSVLLPPLASTRTRFCAKCVVNYSMTVNNNLLSKPIRRANFRLCNVSGYVSEVLEIRAEVPKLHVLLVPGNPGVVLFYKDFVEFLYELLEGTASVTAAIGHVSHSRKDSEHGRMFSLQEQIDHKIDFIREELQNIEIPILLVGHSIGSYMSIEIFKKSPEKVKYCIGLYPFLTLNLQSTNQLFIGKIAKSQVLAAALSYLIASLGLLPVQALRFMVRKSLGKSWSVNAVEAACSHLSQYHTMRNVLYLAMTEFRKMSKQVPGITVSIERENHTHSFCCTEAGSLWVAQHVANCIKKQTACTNQ
- the LOC137814617 gene encoding uncharacterized protein isoform X1; translated protein: MLPCLAGWTFRSLAHSVLLPPLASTRTRFCAKCVVNYSMTVNNNLLSKPIRRANFRLCNVSGYVSEVLEIRAEVPKLHVLLVPGNPGVVLFYKDFVEFLYELLEGTASVTAAIGHVSHSRKDSEHGRMFSLQEQIDHKIDFIREELQNIEIPILLVGHSIGSYMSIEIFKKSPEKVKYCIGLYPFLTLNLQSTNQLFIGKIAKSQVLAAALSYLIASLGLLPVQALRFMVRKSLGKSWSVNAVEAACSHLSQYHTMRNVLYLAMTEFRKLSEAPDWTFMRERKAQLTFLFGVDDHWGPLSLLEEMSKQVPGITVSIERENHTHSFCCTEAGSLWVAQHVANCIKKQTACTNQ
- the LOC137814617 gene encoding uncharacterized protein isoform X4; the encoded protein is MLPCLAGWTFRSLAHSVLLPPLASTRTRFCAKCVVNYSMTVNNNLLSKPIRRANFRLCNVSGYVSEVLEIRAEVPKLHVLLVPGNPGVVLFYKDFVEFLYELLEGTASVTAIGHVSHSRKDSEHGRMFSLQEQIDHKIDFIREELQNIEIPILLVGHSIGSYMSIEIFKKSPEKVKYCIGLYPFLTLNLQSTNQLFIGKIAKSQVLAAALSYLIASLGLLPVQALRFMVRKSLGKSWSVNAVEAACSHLSQYHTMRNVLYLAMTEFRKRHQIGHL